In a single window of the Apteryx mantelli isolate bAptMan1 chromosome 11, bAptMan1.hap1, whole genome shotgun sequence genome:
- the LOC136992993 gene encoding olfactory receptor 14A16-like produces MSNSSSLNEFLLLAFADTQELQLLQFALFLGIYLAALLGNGLIITAVACDHHLHTPMYFFLLNLSFLDLGSISVTVPKSMANSLRDTRAISYLGCAAQVFFFFFLFSAEYCLLTVMAYDRYIAICKPLHYGTLMGTGACVRMAVAAWGSGFLYAVLHTANTFSIPFCQGNTVDQFFCEVPQILKLSCLESYLREVGLPVVSLCLAFGCFIFIVLSYVQIFTAVLRIPSEQGRHKAFSMCLPHLAVVSLFISTGLFAYLKPPSISSPALDLVLAVLYSVVPPAVNPLIYSMRNKELKDALRKVIQWVQCQHQ; encoded by the coding sequence atgtccaacagcagctccctcaatgagttcctcctcctggcatttgcggacacacaggagctgcagctcttgcagttcGCACTCTTCCtcggcatctacctggctgccctcctgggcaacggcctcatcatcacagctgtagcctgtgaccaccacctccacacccccatgtacttcttcctcctcaacctctccttcctcgaccttggctctatctctgtcactgtccctaaatccatggccaattctctgagggataccagggccatttcctacttgggatgtgctgcccaggtctttttcttctttttcttattttcagcagagtattgtcttctcacagtcatggcctatgaccgctacattgccatttgtaaacccctgcactatgggaccctcatgggcacgggagcttgtgtcagaatggcagtagctgcctggggcagtggttttctctacgctgtcctgcacactgctaacacattttcaataccattctgccaaggaaacacagtggaccagtttttctgtgaagttccccagatcctcaagctctcctgcttggaatcctacctcagggaagttgggcttcctgtggttagtctttgtttagcctttgggtgtttcattttcattgtgctgtcctacgtgcagatcttcactgctgtgctgaggatcccctctgagcagggacgacacaaagccttttccatgtgcctccctcacctggctgtggtctccctgtttatcagtaccggcttgtttgcctacctgaagcccccttccatctcctccccagctctggatctggtgctggctgttttgtactcagtggtgcctccagcagtgaaccccctcatctacagcatgaggaacaaggagctcaaggatgccctgaggaaagtgatccaatgggtacaatgtcagcaccaataa